The proteins below come from a single Serratia ficaria genomic window:
- a CDS encoding family 4 glycosyl hydrolase: MATKIVLVGAGSAQFGYGTLGDIFQSKTLYGSEIVLHDINPAALAVTEKTAREFLAAEDLPFTVSATTDRPTALRGAEFVIISIEVGDRFALWDLDWQIPQQYGIQQVYGENGGPGGLFHSLRIIPPILDICADVADICPDAWVFNYSNPMSRICTTVHRRFPQLNFVGMCHEIASLERYLPEMLGTSFENLNLRAGGLNHFSVLLEARYKDSGKDAYGDVRAKAPDYFSRLPGYSDILAYTRNHGKLLETEGSTERDALGGKDSAYPWADRTLFKEILEKFHHLPITGDSHFGEYIRWASEVSDHRGILDFYTFYRNYLGQVQPKIELKLKERVVPIMEGILGDSGYEESAVNIPNRGFIKQLPEFIAVEVPATVDKRGVHGIRVDMPAGIGGLLSNQIAIHDLTADAVLEGSRDLVIQALLVDSVNDKCRAIPELVDVMISRQSPWLDYLK, encoded by the coding sequence ATGGCTACAAAAATCGTTTTAGTGGGGGCGGGCAGCGCGCAGTTCGGTTACGGCACGCTGGGCGACATCTTCCAGAGCAAGACGCTGTACGGCAGCGAAATCGTGTTGCACGACATCAACCCGGCCGCGCTGGCGGTAACCGAAAAAACCGCCCGTGAATTCCTGGCGGCGGAGGATCTGCCGTTTACCGTCAGCGCCACCACCGATCGGCCAACCGCGCTGCGCGGCGCGGAATTCGTCATCATTTCCATCGAAGTGGGCGACCGTTTCGCGCTGTGGGACCTCGACTGGCAGATCCCGCAGCAGTACGGCATTCAGCAGGTCTATGGCGAGAACGGCGGCCCCGGCGGCCTGTTCCACTCGCTGCGCATCATCCCGCCGATCCTCGACATCTGCGCCGACGTGGCCGACATTTGCCCGGATGCCTGGGTGTTCAACTATTCCAACCCGATGAGCCGCATCTGCACCACCGTGCATCGCCGCTTCCCACAGCTGAACTTTGTCGGCATGTGCCACGAAATCGCCTCGCTGGAACGCTATCTGCCGGAAATGCTCGGCACGTCGTTCGAGAATCTGAACCTGCGCGCGGGCGGCCTTAACCACTTCAGCGTGCTGCTTGAAGCGCGTTACAAAGACAGCGGCAAGGACGCCTACGGCGACGTGCGCGCCAAAGCGCCGGACTATTTCTCCCGTTTGCCTGGCTACAGCGACATCCTGGCCTACACCCGCAACCACGGCAAACTGCTGGAGACCGAAGGCAGCACCGAGCGCGATGCGCTGGGCGGCAAGGATAGCGCCTATCCCTGGGCGGACCGCACGCTGTTCAAAGAGATCCTGGAGAAGTTCCATCACCTGCCAATCACCGGCGACAGCCACTTCGGCGAATACATCCGCTGGGCCAGCGAAGTCAGCGACCATCGCGGCATCCTCGATTTCTACACCTTCTACCGCAACTACCTGGGGCAGGTGCAGCCGAAGATCGAACTGAAGCTGAAGGAGCGGGTGGTGCCGATCATGGAAGGGATCCTCGGCGATTCCGGCTATGAAGAGTCGGCGGTCAATATTCCGAACCGCGGCTTTATCAAGCAGCTGCCGGAATTCATCGCCGTCGAGGTGCCGGCGACCGTCGACAAGCGGGGCGTGCACGGCATCAGGGTCGATATGCCGGCCGGCATCGGCGGGCTGCTGAGCAACCAGATCGCCATTCACGATCTGACCGCCGACGCGGTGCTGGAGGGCTCGCGCGATCTGGTGATCCAGGCGCTGCTGGTGGATTCGGTCAACGATAAATGCCGCGCTATTCCGGAGCTGGTCGACGTGATGATTTCGCGCCAGAGCCCGTGGCTCGACTATCTGAAATAA
- a CDS encoding GNAT family N-acetyltransferase: MAVLPVYLQDLSVVDPFQILAENAGLHNRGADYGLFSHIMHCFDSTIPSRQASLALHDALFSRLRELAVAQGASYFGLLNVQDPFLLQHAGALGLNVNFMLDRWYAELTEYRDFDHFIEKLPYDGRNEMRRQLRKFDAGKATLSMLAPPFDRRLEQLAELCQQTTARHGTPHYFPSAPLARFSRLCGDLIRLNLIELEGELVAGMVCFQQQDTLHLWSAGMRYDRIDFSPYTLAFANAYRYAFDRGLARLEAGRLNAKIKTRLGLQPERLYTVTSERLDAPAFRL; the protein is encoded by the coding sequence ATGGCGGTGCTGCCGGTGTACCTGCAGGATTTGAGCGTGGTCGATCCGTTCCAGATATTGGCGGAAAACGCCGGCCTGCACAATCGCGGCGCGGACTACGGGCTTTTCAGCCACATCATGCATTGCTTCGACAGCACCATCCCCAGCCGCCAGGCTTCGCTGGCGTTGCACGACGCGCTGTTCAGCCGCCTGCGCGAATTGGCCGTTGCGCAGGGCGCCAGCTATTTTGGCCTGCTGAACGTGCAGGACCCCTTTCTGCTGCAGCACGCCGGCGCGCTGGGGCTAAACGTCAACTTCATGCTGGACCGCTGGTACGCCGAGCTGACCGAGTACCGCGATTTTGACCACTTTATCGAGAAATTGCCCTACGACGGGCGCAATGAAATGCGGCGACAGCTGCGCAAATTCGACGCCGGCAAGGCGACGCTGTCGATGCTGGCGCCGCCTTTCGATCGGCGGCTGGAGCAGCTCGCCGAACTCTGCCAGCAAACCACCGCGCGCCATGGAACGCCCCATTATTTTCCCTCGGCCCCGCTGGCCCGCTTTAGCCGCCTGTGCGGCGACCTGATCCGGCTGAATCTTATCGAGCTGGAGGGCGAGCTGGTTGCCGGCATGGTGTGCTTCCAGCAGCAGGATACGCTGCATCTGTGGTCCGCCGGCATGCGTTACGATCGCATTGATTTCAGCCCCTATACGCTCGCCTTCGCCAACGCGTATCGCTACGCGTTTGACCGGGGATTGGCGCGGCTCGAGGCCGGCCGGCTCAACGCCAAGATCAAAACCCGTTTGGGGCTGCAGCCCGAGCGTTTGTATACCGTGACCAGCGAACGGCTCGATGCCCCGGCTTTCCGCCTTTAA
- a CDS encoding carbohydrate ABC transporter permease — protein sequence MKQETQSLSLAATPSQDAARSAKRGKLNHRQRRSRIAWLLVAPAMLLLAAAAGWPLLRTLFYSFTDAMLDAPDDYRFVGLANYLDLADGGRRYGVLADPLWWLAVGNTLRFSLMSVSLELVFGMLLALLMNQKFRGQGLVRTAILVPWAIPTIVSAKMWGWMFHDQYGVVNDLLLKTGIISAPLAWVAEPGLSMWAVVIADVWKTTPFMALMLLAALQLIPGDLYEAARVDGANAWQRFRRITLPLIMPAMIVALIFRVMDALRVFDLIYVLTSNSEATVSVSGYARDRLVSYQEMGSGSAASVLVFMMVAGIAACFLMLGRLNDKEKRS from the coding sequence ATGAAGCAAGAAACGCAGTCCCTATCCCTGGCGGCGACGCCGAGCCAGGACGCGGCGCGCTCGGCGAAGCGCGGCAAGCTCAATCACCGGCAGCGCCGCAGCCGCATCGCCTGGCTGCTGGTGGCGCCGGCGATGCTGTTGCTGGCGGCGGCGGCGGGCTGGCCGCTGCTGCGCACGCTGTTCTACAGCTTTACCGACGCCATGCTCGATGCGCCGGACGACTACCGCTTCGTCGGCCTGGCCAATTATCTGGATCTGGCCGACGGTGGCCGGCGTTACGGCGTATTGGCCGATCCGCTGTGGTGGCTGGCGGTCGGCAACACGCTGCGCTTCAGCCTGATGTCGGTCTCGCTGGAGCTGGTGTTCGGCATGCTGCTGGCGCTGCTGATGAACCAGAAGTTTCGCGGCCAGGGGCTGGTGCGCACCGCCATTCTGGTGCCCTGGGCGATACCGACCATCGTGTCCGCCAAGATGTGGGGCTGGATGTTCCACGATCAGTACGGCGTGGTGAACGATTTGCTGCTGAAAACCGGCATCATCAGCGCGCCGCTGGCCTGGGTGGCGGAGCCCGGGCTGTCGATGTGGGCGGTGGTGATCGCCGACGTCTGGAAAACCACGCCCTTTATGGCGCTGATGCTGCTGGCCGCGCTGCAATTGATCCCCGGCGACCTGTATGAAGCGGCACGGGTGGATGGCGCCAACGCCTGGCAGCGTTTCCGCCGCATCACGCTGCCGCTGATCATGCCGGCGATGATCGTCGCGTTGATTTTCCGGGTGATGGACGCGTTGCGGGTGTTCGACCTGATTTACGTGCTGACCTCCAACAGCGAGGCCACGGTCTCGGTGTCCGGCTATGCCCGCGATCGCCTGGTGAGCTATCAGGAAATGGGCTCCGGCTCCGCCGCCTCGGTGCTGGTGTTCATGATGGTGGCCGGCATCGCCGCCTGTTTCCTGATGCTGGGCCGCCTGAACGACAAGGAGAAGAGATCATGA
- a CDS encoding ABC transporter substrate-binding protein, with translation MRRIIPNLVAAALALTSGQALADTLRMECAPSKEGRQFCNDVKQRFEAQTGHTLEFIDLPRASDEKLSLFQQLFAAKDAGAIDLFQADTVWIGVLNKHLLDLTDRVGDIRQDFFPAAWQNNVVNGRVKAVPAYLDTGALYYRKDLLEKYGERPPVTWADLTRIATRIQQQERQAGRKNFWGLVFQGKSYEGLTCNALEWVASQNGGGFIDAAGNVTVNNPQAARALDMAAGWIGKIAPRGALGYMEEESRALFQNGDALFMRNWPYAYVLAQDNSSAIKGKVGVMPLPKGADGASVSALGGWQWAISAYTKNPQAAIALLKIVSDAESQKKALALMGWAPSRVALYDDPQVLAQAPYLADFKGIFTQAMPRPATQTKRQYAQVSKAIYNATYNVLRGDSDGVTAVADLQQRLERIKARGWR, from the coding sequence ATGAGAAGAATCATCCCGAATCTGGTTGCCGCCGCGCTGGCGCTGACGTCCGGCCAGGCGCTGGCCGATACGCTGCGCATGGAGTGCGCGCCCAGCAAGGAAGGGCGCCAGTTCTGCAACGACGTCAAGCAGCGCTTCGAGGCCCAGACCGGGCATACCCTGGAGTTTATCGATCTGCCGCGCGCCTCGGACGAAAAGCTGTCGCTGTTCCAGCAGCTGTTCGCGGCCAAGGATGCCGGCGCCATCGATCTGTTTCAGGCCGATACCGTGTGGATCGGCGTGCTGAACAAGCACCTGCTGGATTTGACCGACCGGGTTGGCGACATTCGCCAGGACTTTTTCCCCGCCGCCTGGCAAAACAACGTGGTCAATGGCCGCGTCAAGGCGGTGCCGGCCTACCTGGATACCGGCGCGCTCTATTACCGCAAGGACCTGCTGGAAAAGTACGGCGAACGGCCGCCGGTCACCTGGGCCGATCTGACCCGCATCGCCACCCGCATTCAGCAGCAGGAGCGCCAGGCGGGCCGCAAAAATTTTTGGGGGCTGGTATTTCAGGGCAAGTCTTATGAAGGGCTGACCTGCAACGCGCTGGAGTGGGTGGCCTCGCAGAACGGCGGCGGCTTTATCGACGCCGCCGGCAACGTCACCGTTAACAACCCGCAGGCGGCCCGGGCGCTGGACATGGCCGCCGGCTGGATCGGCAAGATAGCCCCGCGCGGCGCGCTGGGCTACATGGAGGAGGAGTCGCGCGCGTTGTTCCAGAATGGCGATGCGCTGTTTATGCGCAACTGGCCTTACGCCTACGTGCTGGCGCAGGACAACAGCAGCGCGATCAAAGGCAAGGTGGGCGTGATGCCGCTGCCTAAAGGGGCCGACGGCGCCTCGGTCAGCGCGCTGGGCGGCTGGCAGTGGGCCATCAGCGCCTACACCAAAAATCCGCAGGCGGCGATCGCGCTGCTGAAGATCGTCAGCGACGCCGAATCGCAAAAAAAGGCGCTGGCGCTGATGGGCTGGGCGCCGTCGCGCGTCGCGCTGTACGACGATCCGCAGGTGCTGGCGCAGGCGCCGTATCTGGCGGACTTCAAGGGCATTTTCACGCAGGCGATGCCGCGTCCGGCCACCCAGACCAAGCGGCAATACGCGCAGGTCTCCAAGGCTATCTACAACGCCACCTACAACGTGCTGCGCGGCGACAGTGACGGCGTCACTGCGGTGGCGGATCTCCAGCAGCGTTTAGAACGCATCAAGGCCAGAGGATGGCGCTGA
- a CDS encoding LysR family transcriptional regulator: MIVDKILRQFIEVAMFKNVSHAANKLCLSQPTLTHNMKKLEETLGVQLLERTSTGVNTTEYGDLLLEQAQMMQRIYDNTLLKLAFIKARQEQSLRMGTGHAWWYMFVRDSFNAYRRLHPTVNIHIDLGNHLRLMDLLLGGDIDLFIGHEIQGLNPKAGISFLPLFGTTDSMFVRRGHPLLDQVVTPDALLDYPCVELTPDETRYQHMVEDMQPKRLARNRLHLAERVICSTNSMMSAVDMVNDSDAVMLAYPSCMAGYFADYGIVPLQMNQESPRCTVGIYLMREKADAPHVVQMQELMRQHLEQIRPLLR; this comes from the coding sequence ATGATCGTGGACAAAATTCTGCGGCAGTTTATCGAAGTGGCAATGTTCAAAAATGTGAGTCATGCGGCAAACAAGCTGTGCCTGAGCCAGCCGACGCTGACCCACAACATGAAAAAGCTGGAAGAGACGCTGGGGGTGCAGCTGCTGGAACGCACGTCGACCGGGGTAAACACCACCGAGTACGGCGATCTGCTGCTGGAGCAGGCGCAGATGATGCAGCGCATTTACGACAACACGCTGCTCAAGCTGGCGTTCATCAAGGCGCGCCAGGAACAGAGCCTGCGCATGGGCACCGGCCACGCCTGGTGGTACATGTTCGTGCGCGACAGCTTCAACGCTTACCGCAGGCTGCACCCGACGGTGAATATTCATATCGATCTGGGCAACCATCTGCGGTTGATGGACCTGCTGCTGGGGGGCGACATCGATCTGTTTATCGGCCACGAGATCCAGGGGCTTAACCCCAAGGCGGGCATCAGCTTCCTGCCGCTGTTCGGCACCACCGACAGCATGTTCGTACGCCGCGGGCATCCGCTGCTCGACCAGGTGGTGACGCCGGATGCGCTGCTGGACTATCCCTGCGTGGAGCTGACGCCGGATGAGACCCGCTATCAGCACATGGTGGAAGACATGCAGCCGAAACGGCTGGCGCGCAATCGCCTGCACCTGGCGGAACGGGTGATCTGTTCCACCAACTCGATGATGTCGGCGGTGGATATGGTCAACGATTCCGACGCGGTGATGCTGGCCTACCCCAGCTGCATGGCGGGGTATTTTGCCGATTACGGCATCGTGCCGCTGCAAATGAACCAGGAAAGCCCGCGCTGCACCGTCGGCATCTACCTGATGCGTGAAAAGGCGGATGCGCCCCATGTGGTGCAAATGCAGGAATTAATGCGCCAGCACCTGGAGCAGATCCGCCCGCTGTTGCGCTAG
- a CDS encoding FAD-binding oxidoreductase, with product MTDNTCCADDHRRFVHQLSGRVRSRYHAEYAGWLRQSAWNQRDFGRAPEMIVRAQSAEDVAETLRFAGRHRHAVSVRAGGHSYGGCFLRSNGILLDISALNELEVDPEAARVRIGPGVTARELSAALMPHGLAFPTGHGGNVALSGFLLGGGMGINSAAWGGMSVFNIEALDLITADGQLRRVSRHEEPDLFWAARGAGPAAFFVVVSFYLKCHPLPRAIANHLYQLPYGQLGPLLEAIDGRAWDARLQIMVALTPPQPGQPHNIILNTLAFTDSEEESAALQREFIQQLPRSAVTPLLENPHGGFEEIFQQGEGMLINRRFRSDNIITNAIHQVKGVLDELLPQQPSPNGITLLVWRGEQHFPDAAYSVTGRFFVSTYLQWNDAGSDEQHRRWLHKLYDQLQPLSCGCYINEFDLEARSGQIQRCFAPENWQRLGQLRLDHDPQGVFADVRLLQRES from the coding sequence ATGACAGATAACACCTGTTGCGCCGATGATCATCGGCGTTTTGTTCACCAGCTGTCGGGCCGCGTGCGCTCACGCTACCACGCGGAATATGCCGGATGGCTGCGACAATCCGCCTGGAACCAGCGCGACTTTGGCCGAGCGCCGGAAATGATCGTGCGCGCCCAGTCCGCTGAAGACGTTGCGGAAACCCTGCGTTTCGCCGGCCGGCACCGGCACGCCGTCAGCGTGCGCGCCGGCGGGCACAGCTACGGCGGCTGTTTCCTGCGCAGCAACGGCATTCTCTTGGATATTTCCGCGTTGAATGAGCTTGAGGTCGATCCCGAGGCCGCCCGCGTGCGCATCGGGCCGGGCGTCACCGCCCGTGAGCTGAGCGCTGCCCTGATGCCCCATGGGCTGGCCTTTCCCACCGGCCACGGCGGCAACGTGGCGCTCAGCGGATTTCTGCTGGGCGGCGGCATGGGGATCAACTCCGCCGCCTGGGGCGGCATGAGCGTTTTCAACATTGAAGCGCTGGACCTGATCACCGCCGACGGGCAGCTGCGTCGCGTCAGTCGCCATGAGGAGCCGGACCTGTTTTGGGCGGCGCGCGGCGCCGGTCCCGCCGCGTTTTTTGTGGTGGTGAGCTTTTACCTCAAATGCCATCCGCTGCCGCGGGCCATCGCCAACCATCTTTACCAACTGCCGTACGGCCAACTGGGCCCGCTGCTGGAAGCGATCGACGGGCGCGCCTGGGACGCTCGCCTGCAGATAATGGTGGCGCTCACGCCGCCGCAGCCCGGCCAGCCGCACAATATCATCTTGAACACCCTCGCCTTCACCGACAGCGAGGAGGAAAGCGCCGCTCTCCAGCGGGAATTTATTCAGCAGCTGCCCCGCAGCGCCGTCACGCCGCTGCTTGAAAATCCGCACGGCGGCTTTGAGGAGATTTTTCAACAGGGAGAAGGCATGCTGATAAACCGCCGTTTTCGCAGCGATAACATCATCACCAACGCCATACATCAGGTTAAAGGGGTGCTGGATGAATTATTGCCGCAGCAGCCCTCGCCAAACGGCATCACGCTGCTGGTGTGGCGCGGTGAGCAGCATTTCCCCGATGCGGCCTATTCCGTCACCGGGCGATTCTTCGTGTCGACCTATCTGCAATGGAACGACGCCGGCAGCGATGAACAGCATCGCCGCTGGCTGCACAAACTCTATGATCAACTGCAGCCGCTTTCCTGCGGCTGCTATATCAACGAGTTCGATCTCGAGGCGCGTTCCGGCCAGATCCAGCGCTGTTTCGCACCCGAGAACTGGCAGCGCCTCGGCCAACTGCGCCTGGACCATGATCCGCAGGGGGTGTTCGCCGACGTTCGGCTGCTGCAGCGCGAGTCATAA
- a CDS encoding carbohydrate ABC transporter permease: protein MKLNRRQQKFGQRSLIFAGAALAGVICLFPFYYALITSLRSGQDLFQVAYLPSGLHWGNYVTALMDNGIARSLLNSIAVATLTVGLCLLVSITAAFALARIGFRGRKYLLFTILCVSMFPQVAVLSGMFELVRFMGLYDSLGALVLSYTTFSLPFTAWVLTTFMKSIPVELEEAAIVDGAGTWTIISRIFAPIMGPSLVTTGLLAFIGAWNEFMFALTFVISSGKRTVPVAIGMLQGASQFELPWGTIMAASVIVTLPIIALVLIFQRRIVSGLTHGAVKG, encoded by the coding sequence ATGAAACTGAACCGACGGCAGCAAAAATTCGGCCAGCGGTCGCTGATTTTCGCCGGCGCCGCGCTGGCCGGCGTCATCTGCCTGTTCCCGTTCTACTACGCGCTGATCACCTCGCTGCGTTCGGGGCAGGACCTGTTCCAGGTGGCCTATCTGCCCAGCGGCCTGCATTGGGGCAACTACGTTACGGCGCTGATGGACAACGGCATCGCCCGCAGCCTGCTTAATTCGATAGCGGTCGCCACGCTGACGGTCGGGCTGTGCCTGCTGGTGTCGATCACCGCGGCTTTCGCCCTGGCGCGCATCGGCTTTCGCGGCCGCAAATACCTGCTGTTCACCATCCTGTGCGTATCGATGTTCCCGCAGGTGGCGGTGCTGTCGGGGATGTTCGAACTGGTGCGCTTTATGGGGCTGTATGACTCGCTCGGCGCGCTGGTGCTGTCTTACACCACCTTTTCGCTGCCGTTCACCGCCTGGGTGCTGACCACCTTTATGAAGTCGATCCCGGTCGAGCTGGAAGAGGCGGCGATCGTCGACGGCGCCGGCACCTGGACCATCATCAGCCGCATCTTCGCGCCGATCATGGGGCCGTCGCTGGTGACCACCGGGCTGCTGGCGTTTATCGGCGCCTGGAATGAATTCATGTTCGCCCTGACGTTCGTCATTTCCAGCGGCAAACGCACCGTGCCGGTGGCGATCGGCATGCTGCAGGGCGCCTCTCAGTTTGAACTTCCCTGGGGCACCATCATGGCGGCCTCGGTGATCGTCACGCTGCCGATCATTGCGCTGGTGCTGATTTTCCAGCGGCGCATCGTCAGCGGATTAACCCATGGCGCCGTTAAAGGCTGA
- a CDS encoding class I SAM-dependent methyltransferase, producing the protein MSENNHEPQFDSLAPLYEDMANWPFRKEIEIPAVLTRLGDLCGLRILDFGCGSGHYSRLLKAKGAERVVGYDVAGGMLHYALEREAQERRGIEYASDLRGFESQFDLVLGVYVLPYAATREQLSAMVRSMVALLRPGGRLLTLPLNPAYAPQADYYAPYGFRLTTATPHQEGSEVHLHLPVGDRHVDITAWYWSRETLTRTLQQSGLSEIQWHAPHPPNPASASPSLDAYLQRPHTMLVDSYYHGSH; encoded by the coding sequence ATGAGCGAAAATAATCATGAACCGCAATTTGATTCATTGGCGCCCCTGTATGAGGACATGGCCAACTGGCCATTTCGCAAGGAAATAGAAATACCTGCGGTATTAACGCGGCTGGGTGACCTTTGCGGATTGCGCATTTTGGATTTCGGCTGCGGTTCCGGCCATTACTCGCGATTGCTGAAGGCAAAAGGCGCTGAACGGGTGGTCGGTTATGACGTCGCCGGCGGCATGCTGCATTACGCTCTCGAGCGTGAAGCGCAGGAGCGGCGAGGCATCGAATACGCCAGCGATCTCCGCGGGTTCGAGTCGCAGTTTGATCTGGTGCTCGGCGTCTATGTCTTGCCCTATGCGGCAACGCGCGAGCAGCTGAGCGCCATGGTTCGCAGCATGGTCGCCTTGCTGCGCCCGGGGGGCCGCCTGCTCACGCTGCCGCTGAACCCGGCCTACGCGCCGCAGGCCGACTACTATGCGCCCTATGGCTTCCGGCTGACCACCGCGACGCCGCATCAGGAAGGCAGCGAAGTTCACCTGCACCTGCCGGTTGGCGATCGGCATGTCGATATCACCGCCTGGTACTGGTCGCGTGAGACCCTGACGCGCACCCTGCAACAATCCGGGCTGTCCGAGATCCAATGGCATGCGCCCCACCCGCCAAACCCGGCGAGCGCCTCGCCATCGCTGGATGCCTATCTTCAGCGACCGCACACCATGTTGGTGGACAGTTATTATCATGGAAGCCATTAG
- a CDS encoding PTS transporter subunit EIIB produces MEEQRQAARVLAAFGGADNLTRLRYCASRVRAELRDGGRLDRQEMARVGGIKAVLEVETPQRTTEYQLVVGPGNARPLYQALIALSGEK; encoded by the coding sequence ATGGAAGAGCAACGGCAGGCGGCAAGGGTGCTGGCGGCGTTCGGCGGCGCGGACAACCTGACGCGGCTGCGCTACTGCGCCAGCCGCGTCAGGGCGGAGCTGCGCGACGGCGGGCGACTGGATCGCCAGGAAATGGCGCGGGTGGGCGGCATCAAGGCGGTGCTGGAGGTGGAAACACCGCAGCGCACCACCGAGTATCAGCTGGTGGTGGGGCCGGGCAACGCCCGGCCGCTGTATCAGGCGCTGATCGCGTTGAGCGGTGAGAAATAA